The following nucleotide sequence is from Populus nigra chromosome 15, ddPopNigr1.1, whole genome shotgun sequence.
TAACAACCGCAATATTTGGGTTCCCATAAAAGGGCCCTTCAGCACCTCCCAGTGCGTGGATGTCTTGAAACCTGGTCAAGTCTGGTTGATTCTTCAAGAAATCAATTGCAGATATCACATACTCATTTGTCACCGTTTCAATTGCTTCCCTTATTTTACTTGCAGCATATCCCAAAGGTTTTGACAAGAGTTCGCCGGCTTGACTAACTGCAATGACATCAAGAGAAGCATTGCCAAAGTAACCATCAGGCAAAGGTGGCTGCATACGTCCACGTGAATCAACACAGACACCTAAAGCAGTTGGTTGCTCAGGTTTGTGTCGACGAGCTTTACAAGCAGACCTCCAAACATGTCCAGTCAAGGTCTCATAACTAGTATAACCACGGCCACTATCTATACTTCTTCCCTCGTTAGCCatattctttaatttctcaACCTGAATTTTGGTCAGCCTCAGCATGGCTATAGTTGtcttctttttcctctcttcaGCATTACTCAACTCCCCCAACAGTAGCGGTGGAAGACCGAACTCCGCATGATCAAACTGTGGCCGAGCCACAGGGGGATCCCCAGCTCGCAAGACCTTACGGTCAAGAAAAGGAAGCGTGCCTAATGGCTCACCACGGCTGATTCTTGCCCACTCAGACATAAATTGAAGTGCACTTTTCCCATCAACAACAGCATGGGATATTCTCAAACCTAGGCTAATACCACCACATTGGAAAATGGTGAGTTGCACTAGCAATAGAGGCAGTTCATGTAATGGAACAGTGTAGTCAACATTTGGGATTAGGTATTGGTACTCTGGAGATGGTAAGTCGCCAAGATCTTCAAGCTTGGATTCAGATTCAGCCTCAGTGAGTGTAACACCCATGGCATTGCACTCAAGCTCGAGGCGCCCACGACCTATCCAGTGTAAACGGCCGGCTAGTAGATAAAATGGCACCAAGGCATGGCTCAATGAGTCTTTTAGGTTATTGATAATAGCATTGGATTGCGTAGGCCATTTCGGTGATGATTTGTAGAAGTAGATAGTGGGAACATGAGTTATTGTTCCTATTTGATCCCATTCAGAAAGGGAAACGCGGCCAGTCCATGTTGGTTTGGCTGGTTTCACTACATGAGAGCTCTTGATGGTCACCACCATTTTTTGACAATACAAGATTCGACAGAAAAATCGAAGAGTGTGAGTTGCTAAAGAAACGCCATAATCAGCTGTATTTAAAGGCCATGCTTCTTAAGAGAGTAAGAATTGAAGACATGTAGAAGATAGttgttgaaatgattttttcgTGAGTCTAGTAGTTCCCTGGAAAGGTCAGATCATAAGGAGAGTCCATTAGCACCcttaagaaataaaaggaagagaaagGTTTTTTCCCTATCAATCcaaataataaatgttttcaGTTCCTGAAGAACACATGACATTTTGCCGAGTTCTTCAGGTTTTCAAGCGCATGGGAGGAAAGGCAGGACTTGTGCCTGAATGACTCGTGAAGGAGGGTCCGTTGGTCAAGGAAGAGGGAGTGATCAACAAAGGCAAGTTATGCATTACATCAGCTTTTACAATCGACAGAAATCTTGTAGGATTATGTAGATGCAATATtatgtattaatatattattagactatattttattcaaacatttttaaaaatgcaaCTTCCTCGCTGATCTAGCTAATTATACATGTAgagattttttatgttaattttaaatttaaaaagttaggaAATAAGAGGATCACTTTCACACCATAACTACCaaaaataattgtattaaagtaatatttagTATGCTGAAcagtattaattaaattaggttGAATCAGATTGGGTTGAACTAGATAGGACtgcataaaattattttattttgtgtttgatgtATATTGAACTAGATTGaataattattgtattttaaatttaattgacaTTAAAATTGATGGAATAACAtgttataataacaataatatccATATTCTAATGTTTTGAATAtagattataatatatattttaatccaaaacttTACTGGGGAGTGAACCGGGCAGTGGTGGTGGGTGTAGAGATGCTTCACGCCTCGGCGCTGAACCTGTGAAAACAGTAGCAAACGACTTGGTTTATGGGAGGAAAGAGGTGGTTTCTGGCTCATTTCGGGGATGAACAGGTTATGGTTTCTGGCTGGGATGTGGGGCTGTTCATTTCAGGTTTGAGAGTTGTAACAGGAAAGAAAGATAGGGTTCGGTCAGATGAGGAAGAAGGGAGAAGTGCGGCGGTGATGGCGTGTAGCTATATTTGGATTGTTTCGCGTCATTAATAAGGAATGAGACTAGACTTTGAGAGCACCTTGATTATTTAACCTCTTCTGGAATTTATACCGCAAGGAAAAGGGAAGGCTTCGAGAGGATGAAAAGCTTAGTGGAGTTGAGTAAGTCCGACAAAAATGTATTCATGAAAATATTCAACTCAGCTCATCCTGACTAAGATCATATGAGCTGAGAAGAAGGGAAATCGTATACTTTACATCAACTGGAGTGGCAATAATTGCTTTTACAAGATCATTAAAATTTCCATGCTCTGATGAGCAGACACAAAAATCAAACAGGATCCAATAATGTCACAAAGTATAGCTGACAGGATTCCAGCTGAAGAGTTCACTACTCTTCACCGTGTTGCTGAAGACCGAAGGTTGCATGATGACATATTCAAACAAGCATTAACCTAGTCTTGCTTCTCTTCTTAGAACCTGGCAAAAAAGGGAAGAGAAATGGGAAAAAGGCCACGACAATAATCAGGTGAAAAATATTGCAGGAATGGCTCACACTCCACACGAAAGAGCAGATTTTTTAGGCCGTGAACAACAAGCTCAACGACATGTCACCCTTGCAAACAGCAGCAGAAAACATTATGCTAAATCACACAAATACTTAGCAAGATAATGcagaaaagtaatttaatggGAATGAATTGAATATTCAGGGCCCTTTTCAGAGCACGTGGAAAATATCTTCTGGACaagaatatgtaataaaatgAGTGGCATTACTTGGTAACTCCTTATCAGACATGAATTTGGCAGTGGCTGCAACAGACGTCTAAGTTTTGAAGGGGAAAaggatcaaatttttatttctggCAGGAAGCCTATAAGCATCCAACTTAGCCCAGAAGGCACATGCAGACAGATAAACCATGGTGGTCGTCACAAGGACAATAACGATGGGCACAGAGATGTCGGCAACCAGAAAATGCATGGGTAGAGTGACCAGTAAATGCAATGTCCCTATATCAGTACTTCTTCTTtcataaattgaacaaaaaggaCAATTCTACAGAACTCCTAATGCATACACTTGCATTAGTAATATGCAAATGTCAATCCAATTTCATGACAGGTTATCTGCAATCTTCGGTCCAGTTCTACAGAACTCCTAATATACTTGCAGTAGTAATGTGCAAATGTCAATCCAATTTCATGACAGGTTATATGCAGATGGTTTAACTGAAATGGCTTGTCACCAGGTGAGCATGTTGAGAAGTGAGAACCAAAGTTGAAGGAATTATCATATAACATGACAAAGATTCAAGACAGCTGGGATGGCAGAGCATGCAAGAACTGGAATAGAATAGGCAgtatttaatagaaaaatcaatCTTCGTTTGATCCATTTGCAAAAAGTGAATgggaaaggaaacaaaaaatccTTACCTCCTCaccaaattttatcaaaatggtTGTCCTAGGTCGATGCTGGCCCTCCATAGGCACAAAATGAGCTGTTACTACAGCTGGAAAACCTGCACCATCCAAAACACCCTACAAATGGGAAAAGGAGGGGGGGAAGTAATTAGAGATTCCAACCACTGAAAGGTCAGTTTACTGGTATGAATTAAATTTAGTACTTACCCTTACTATTCCAGCAACAAATGCCCCGCAGTTAAATGTCCCCATATCCTTCGGAATTGAAATGAATCTACAGCACAAAGACAGTTCAGCACCTAGAtcattacttaaaaaaacaaacccagCTACATTTGACAGCAATTGTCATATTATGAACTAAAAAAGGCCAGGGAGATAATTATGACCTATTGACAAGGAGCTCCTTCTCACTGATCATGTATTCATCTTCATGTTCAGTGCCTTTTTCAAGGGAATCGGCTACCTAACATAATAGCAGGAAAGGGGCTGGTGAGATACATCTTTGAGTTTTACATTAACCTTTACTTGCTCCATGCatttcaaacatatatataaacaggTAAGAAAAAAAGGTACACAAATAAATGTTTTCGAGAAGACAAGATGGGTAAAACATGCTGAATTGCAGGTTCAAAatggaaatgaaataaaaaagaatacacCTAGTATGACTTTCCATTTTCACATAAAATGACTTTCCATTCTCACTGATCATGTATTCATCTTCATGTTCAATGCATTTCTCTAGGGAATCGACTACCTAACATATTCACAGGAAAGGAGCTGGTAAGATCCAATATGAGTTTTACATGAACCTTTACTTAATCCATGCATTTCAAACCTATATACaaacaggaaagaaaaaaggtacACGAATAAATATTGTTTGAGAAAACAAAATGGGTAAAACATGCTGAATTGCATGTTAGGAatggaaatgaaataaaaaagaatacacCTAGTATGACTTTCCATTTTCGCATAAAATGTAGTTTAAGAAGTTACTGAACTTTCAAACACTGCAAATAAACTTACCTTTCCAAATAACACTTTCCACACTGTGCTGTGTACAAAAGACAAAATACCCAACAACCGTGTTTCCCTTCTGTTGCCCTGTGGCATCAAAAGAAGCATTGTTATAGAACTTGTAGAACCAAAATGCAATGcaaaataaatgttaatgaaGCAAGCCTATAGGCCTTCTTCAGAGCCAAGACAAATCATATTTGTCAAACCATAGTTGGCACAAGTTTACTCAACATAGAAAATAATCCTCCTGGAGAAAAATAGCCAGAGTTCTAGACAACTTATATCACACCCCTTGTATGATGACAAGCTAATTGCCACAAGGGTGAGAGAGCGAAGGGAACAGCAAAACGAGGTTCTTGGAGAAATGCAACTAAACCACAGTGAAAGCCCATACCATGCCTTTGACTCGATGTATGAAAGTACCTTCGTGGCATTTGACTGAATATAAACATGTATTACAAGCCTCAAAGTTTAGCAAGTCAAATAATCCACAGTCAAAAATTACAGGTTGATGACATTAGGATAGCTAACAATGCAATTTCCTGGATTGATACATGATCTAGATATAACATGTTAAAAGTTGTTTCATAAGTATATCCATTCTGCATAAACAAGGCATCAATTCTGTGGGCAGCATAAAATTATAAGTATCCAGACAGCAAAACACACAGCTATTAAAGGCATCAGATGTGGACTggagaataaaataatagaaagcTACTCTAATTTCAGCGATCTAGGCACGTTTTCCTGCACTGAAAAAGAGATTGGACTGAGACTTCGCTGCCAGCAATTCTAGCATAGGAACATTGATTGAGTACTTCATTATTCACAACTAGCCCATAAGTTAAAACTGAAAGTCATCTCACATGCTTCACACACCTATTTCAAAAACCCAATCATATGCAATCATGCACAGAAACTTTGATCAGACAATGCCTATATTCCTGCTGCCTCTGAATGAGAACTGCCACATAACATATGGGGTGGGGGGAAGAAAACTCAGCATACACATGATATTAACATATAATCCCCATGCTACTTACTGCCAAAGAAAGAACTAAAAAGCTTCTGAAGAAACTTATCTACTCCTGGTTCGCGAGTATGATCATTCCATAGAGAAtggcaaaaacaaaattgcatcAACCTAGACATaaccaataaattttaaaaatgacaggAATTCCAAGGAGAATTCTTAACAATGCATCACCTTATCCCTGTGGCAAAGAAGTTCCAGAACTCGAGCCCCAACAGCATAGCCTGCATCCTCTAGCCTGCTCCATATTTCCCGCAAAGATCATTAGTACAAATGACAACACCCCGAATActtgatatcaaaaaattttaaaaaaaatgagaccaTGTACAGTCACGTCACAAGTTTATCGAGTCAAAACCCGTAATTATACTATTTCCAAAGATTCCtcctttttttagtttgttcATTTCAATTCTCTTGAATTTCTTGATCTATCCTGCCAAGAATAACACTAAAATTTATCGCTTTAAATATCCAGTATAGATTCTTCCTTGCTAATGTCTCTAAATTTatcatcaaaatgatccaaatgAACAAATGCAAATCAAGCAATATAGCGAAAACGGCAGAGCTCACCTTCGCTCTAATTCAGCAATGTTATCAACCTGTGTTTGATTATACTGAACAAGCTCCGAAAACAAAAATGCAAACGCACTCGAACTCACCTGCAAAACCAGAACCCTAAAGATCAAAACTTCAAAGCTAAACCAGTGAATTGAGTTAGTGAGAGATCGAACAACTACAAGGTTACCTCTTGTTTGCCCTTGCTGAGGGGTTTATCGAGGACATTAGAGTATTGCTTGATCTTGCCTGCTCCGATcatgttttttagggtttaatttcCTTTCTATGGATCTTCTTTTGGATCGAATCCGGGAAAATTTATTATGGTCTGTTTGGAAGGAGAGAAATCTCataagttgaatgagaatgaaattgaaaaaaatatataattttataaattattttaaataaaataaataataattaaaattaaaaaaattaaattaaaaaaattaaaaaaaataaaaaagtgaagaaattaaaataataataatgaacatttcataaattattttaaataaaataagtaacaatcaaaagaatgagaaccaaatttgatagataaaaaatttcaataaaaaaatgataagaaaaaagcaaattgcagttataaaaataaagagcaaaattaatataaaaattaaattttaagagatggaattaaaaaataaatattcaaaacaaattatatatagcaatcaaaagtttggggattaaatttgatataatcagtaaataatgacatttctaaatttttcataacttccggaaagtgttttcctcccaaattttccaggaaaacactttcctgaaaaccaagccaaattttcctttgactggaaagtgtttttcattgaccaacttttctaatggcaaacaaacacaggaaagtatggaaagtggtttcccggaaaccactttccggaaaacaaacacagccaaaaggaaaaacacttttctaaaaactaaaccaaatttttctttgactggaaagtgttttccgttgaccggaaagtgtttttcgttgaccaacttttctaatggcaaacaaatacagaaaagtttggaaagtggttttccggaaagtaaattccggaaaacaaacatggccctGGTTAACTTTTGAACCGTACTGAACTAGATGAGTGGACAACTGGTATTTTATGGATTTGGGCTGACATGTTCGGGCTTGTTGGACTATTTGGGTGGACTGACATTATATACATTTAAACCAAGCCTCGCTTCACCTCgggttataaatttttaaaaaatatatacaagttaTGCGTGcagttttaatgtgtttttttatataaaaaaattctaaatgggAATTGAAGAGTTTATAcaatcatttaaataaataaattgataattatttacattaataaataaaaaaaaaagttgatataaccaaaaaagaaattaaaaaattagagacaaatgaagattaaaatattcaattaaaaaaataaaatattcatctgATTGTGTTTAttgaacttgtttatttaactcaataaaagataaattcataTCCTAAAAAACTTGTGAACAAAAGATAAACACAAATGAAACTAATTGAATAAACTCAtggtctaaaaaaaatattatgcaagacccaacacatcaacaatattatttaaaaatgattttttttattttgagaaataaagttcatttgtataaaactcaaaaaaaacacaaatgagttaaaataatatcttagaAAATCTAgtacaaacaaaacaattctcaaaaaacttatattaaaaaatgacatgtaAAACCCATGATTTAGGTCATGAAATCGTAATAAACTCAtaggaaagaaattgaaaataatcatataactaatattttttaaaaaataatgcataaCGATAAAATCGCAAGAACCCGAATCCCCgacaaatcaaatgtcaaaagatgaaactaaaaaaaatcaattatacaaaaggatctaaaaaaattaagattgaaaaaaaaattaattagagggTACATAAAAATTTTCAGTTGGatggttaaattgaattgaaaaataagtttaacaaaagaacaacaaatcaaaagaatgagggttaaactggaaaaaaaaattgattgaaggatgatattgaaataaaaaaatccaacaaaagggccaaggaaaaaaattaaaatttaaaaaataaaaaccaaaatgaaaaacaaaacattcaaGAAATTATAATCGAGGGACTAGATGTAAAgggaataagaagaaaataagaaattaaaagaacgaggactagaattaaaaacaaaacaaataataaattgtaattggaggactaaattgaaaaacaaaaattctctttaaagggaatgagaatgaaataagaaattaaaataatgaggaattaaactataaaaaaataagaacgaaattagaagttaaaaaaacaaggaataaagctaaaaataaaacacatgaGTAAGTGTGattgaatgactaaattgaaaaaaaaaaaacttatataaaatgaataagaaatgaaaagaatgagaattgaaattgacaaaaaaaaaaaagagagagagaataataGTGTACTTTAACTGtcaggaaagagaaaagaaaaggaacaaaaaaaatgattattaatgACAATCTGACCACCATCCTCCTCCACACGCCACTTCACGACATAGGACATGGTTTCGCATCCAGGAAGATTACAGAAGTCCAAATTTTGCCACTAAATGGTGTTGGACGCACTACCTAAATGGCACAAACGTCACTCACGCGTTGGTGCGTGTTCAACACGTGCCCACAGTTTTTCgatttaaatattcaaaagtcaatgtaaaaataccaaaacacccCCAAGACCATGTTAActgcacaaaaaaaatcacgtgaaagtacaaaaatacccttaaatgcaaagctttttttttttgtctcatccAAGGTTAAATTTGTATTTACATTGgacataaacaataaaaaactgaaaaaaccctTGCCTAGCAAGCCATGAATTTTTTTGATCTTAAAGGCAAAGaagtattttgattgttaaGAAATTTGTGAAAGGTTAAGAAAATCATTAGTCaacaattctaaattttattgagtCCGGAGGTAAAGGAGTATTTTTACCGTGTGACAAAAAAAAGATGCATATACCCTCAAGCAAAgcttcataaataaaatagtgaagaataaaatgataattacatTATAATCAACATAAAAAGTATTATTCTATCCTCAAACAAAGCTTCATGTATAAAAagattaaggataaaataataattttattgtaaccCAATACACATTTTATTATGGACTGGGCTACATTAAAAAGGACACAAGATTtagatttttagttgatttggtAAATAGTAAATTACATCAAGTTGCCATCtcatatatatatctatattgaTAAACTTATTTGGAAAATATTTCACatacataatttatatataaataaaatgatgtgagaaatatgattttagtgaaataattatagttattaaacccgagtTAGGGGTTGATCCAGTCAAGGGGTCGAGCTCTTAGGTAACATGGGTTGACCAGGGTTAGCCcgaaaaaatttttaaaaaaatatttaaggttgtaatatcccacattaaaaagttaataaacaATTCATATAGATGTAAGTTATATGTAGTTATTTCATATAGAAAagtcaataaataatatatgtagaTGTAGACTATATATTAGTTATTTcacatagaaaaattaaaaaacattttatgtgAATATAAGCTATATATTAgctatctcacattgaaaagttaagaaataatacttttatatatatatatatatatatatatatatatatatatatcttatatttaaaagataagTAATATTTTATATGGGTGTAGGTTATACATGGATATACCACATCAAAAAgtcaagaaatattttatgtacGTGtggtttgtaaaaaaatatacgaGGCTAGGTGTTCatagattaattttatatttttatgtttattaaaaaaaattagatctcATCTGAATTATGCTAAGTCACTTAAAATTTAGATTGACCTGATATGGTATCTAAATTTAATCAGGTCAATTATAAACCTGAACTTTACCTATTTAAAACTCGATCAAGATTCTAGATTATCTAGATCTGAGGTCTCACAAGAATGGAAATAACAATATATGGTAACAATAATGATTTCTCTTTATGAtgacattatatatttttttgaaagtttaGATCAGGTCAATTATAAACTTGAACTTTACCTATTTAAAACTCGATCAAGATCCTAGATTATCTAGATATGAGGTTTcacaagaatgaaaataaaaatatctggTAACAATAATGATTTCTCTTTATGatgacattataattttttttgaaagtttagAAAACACATTCAgagttttttcaatatttttcaaatgaagCAAAAACACGagcaatacaatttttttatgtacaaatactttttaacaatataaaatattaaaattatttttttatatattttcatatttaattagtgccatattttaatttttattataaatctaatataattttttttagttgacaaGTATaactttttcatgataattttttatttgaattaaataagaTTAATATTCTACCGTTAGATTTtcacaaacataaaatattaagataaatattataaattatggttttgattttcttataaataatagTTGTGATCTTGATggacttctatttttttttagtggaaaaaatgaaaaattcacctttgttttcaataaatgaatatatttttcatttttttactaaaaaaggtaaagaaaattaaaaaaaaaggaaagttgtTTTCCGTTATTCATCACACTCTTATACTTGAAACTAAAATTCATCTGTTAATAAGGTAATGAGATCAGTATCAAGTAATAAGTGGAGTAACTAGTTCTTTGATAATGAAACTAATGCCAGGTAATGGATAAAGGGAAATCCAATCGATGTCAGGATATCCGAACAGAGGAAATTATGCACGAAAATAGACATTAGCTCGACGATGAccagaaaatataatttatcacGATGGATGGATAAAAACCACGAGAAGAAAATTAATCGAAAATGATGAATTAAGATCGAAATGtatctttaattgttttaatgacaatataatttataatatagttGTATTTATAATgcataataaatcaatttaatttcagGTATCTCAAGGCTGCACGCGAAGGATAGCTATTCagggatttattttattaagtgaaGGGACATGTAATTTAGTAATCCCCATGTAATTTAAATGCCTCACATTTAAGCAATGCTAAACTTTATTATGACATTATACTTTTGTTAACTCTCACTAAGCTATTGCATGTTCGTGGATTTTCTTACGGTTTGTACAtagcaataatatatatatatatatatatatatatatatatatatatatatatgtgtgtgtgtgtgtgtgtgtgtgtgtgtgtgtgtgtgtgtgtgtgtgtgtgtgtgtgtgtgtgtgtgttgcgCGCGCGTGAAAATTAATGGCACctgcaaatatatttttagtgttaggAATTAACTTTTGATATGATATGCGGCAGTGGAAGTAAACTGACCAGCACGGACCATGGTCCACAGCAAAATTCTTCACTCCTCCAGGCATCGAACCGTTAAGTAAAAATCTAAGAGGTGCGAGATTTTTACCATCGAGTCGGTGacctattttgtattttttaataattcatttggctataaaaatttaattttgaatgatttaaTCCTAGTTgaagatgaattattttttatttataagtcaattatgaaattagaagaagatggactataataaaaaaaatattaaacatggtGACGTgccaaaaatttcaagaaaaatacgCTTTAGTCCCGTTCAAGCCATTTTCAACcaccaaaatgatttttttttttgtgtcaacGGTTCCGTGAGATGATGGTTTTTTAGAACCTTAATATTTCCTAAAAAGATAGATTTAAGCAGAGAAAGATAAATCAAACTCGgtttgattttaagttttttgacccttttttggatattttgagttgattgACTGATTTATGAGTGTTCCGTGAATTTTAATGAAGTGTTTTTGAGTTGAAATGacttgaaaattaagtttttttaccaaaaaagaCGCTGCCCTAATTTTCTGGCCAGCATAGTGGCACACAAAATTAAAGCTTACAGATgacctagatatttttttttcaagaataaaataaaaataagaaccaagtGCCTGGGCTTGGGCTTGAATACCCTCCCACATGCCTGTGCTTTTTCTTGGCTGAatctatttttgggt
It contains:
- the LOC133673900 gene encoding spermidine hydroxycinnamoyl transferase-like, with translation MVVTIKSSHVVKPAKPTWTGRVSLSEWDQIGTITHVPTIYFYKSSPKWPTQSNAIINNLKDSLSHALVPFYLLAGRLHWIGRGRLELECNAMGVTLTEAESESKLEDLGDLPSPEYQYLIPNVDYTVPLHELPLLLVQLTIFQCGGISLGLRISHAVVDGKSALQFMSEWARISRGEPLGTLPFLDRKVLRAGDPPVARPQFDHAEFGLPPLLLGELSNAEERKKKTTIAMLRLTKIQVEKLKNMANEGRSIDSGRGYTSYETLTGHVWRSACKARRHKPEQPTALGVCVDSRGRMQPPLPDGYFGNASLDVIAVSQAGELLSKPLGYAASKIREAIETVTNEYVISAIDFLKNQPDLTRFQDIHALGGAEGPFYGNPNIAVVSWLTLPIYGLDFGWGEEIYMGPGTHDFDGDSLLLPSPNEDGSVILAICLQVAHMEAFKKCFYEDILSNSLQA
- the LOC133673996 gene encoding uncharacterized protein LOC133673996 isoform X2 encodes the protein MIGAGKIKQYSNVLDKPLSKGKQEVSSSAFAFLFSELVQYNQTQVDNIAELERRLEDAGYAVGARVLELLCHRDKGNRRETRLLGILSFVHSTVWKVLFGKVADSLEKGTEHEDEYMISEKELLVNRFISIPKDMGTFNCGAFVAGIVRGVLDGAGFPAVVTAHFVPMEGQHRPRTTILIKFGSKKRSKTRLMLV
- the LOC133673996 gene encoding uncharacterized protein LOC133673996 isoform X3, with the protein product MIGAGKIKQYSNVLDKPLSKGKQEVSSSAFAFLFSELVQYNQTQVDNIAELERRLEDAGYAVGARVLELLCHRDKGNRRETRLLGILSFVHSTVWKVLFGKVADSLEKGTEHEDEYMISEKELLVNRFISIPKDMGTFNCGAFVAGIVRGVLDGAGFPAVVTAHFVPMEGQHRPRTTILIKFGEEVLRREARLG
- the LOC133673996 gene encoding uncharacterized protein LOC133673996 isoform X1, which gives rise to MIGAGKIKQYSNVLDKPLSKGKQEVSSSAFAFLFSELVQYNQTQVDNIAELERRLEDAGYAVGARVLELLCHRDKGNRRETRLLGILSFVHSTVWKVLFGKVADSLEKGTEHEDEYMISEKELLVNRFISIPKDMGTFNCGAFVAGIVRGVLDGAGFPAVVTAHFVPMEGQHRPRTTILIKFGEEGDMSLSLLFTA